One window of Lacerta agilis isolate rLacAgi1 chromosome 14, rLacAgi1.pri, whole genome shotgun sequence genomic DNA carries:
- the TCHP gene encoding trichoplein keratin filament-binding protein, translated as MHLLKVILLMSFRNEVFNSEFSEFPVAQMALPTIPSFWSNRSRALEQQIVHHREQEARFRNLWELNSRYFQQSGVYSSKQAQWSSRRSYQQSMTAYHREKLKEEKCLSLEQRRRQLQKLLFEEREMLAAELQELRLNKGADLSEKRQRNDKLKSAREERRKQIAEDCLYECWKNNSAKLREVASKLHKEHVVEAWGDQLIQKQQREATEREEKIRAENKYEAARSKALERMKEEEERRKQEERKQAEFLRQQIKELQLREVEATKLKKEEENLLRQHWELEALEAKRKCQEQERKKIELGCFLRHQYQAQLKRQAQRIQEELEKDRQILLALMEQEDEDQRLKSARREQAVAAVAWMKEVIEEQLQLEKAREAELETVFREEAKQVWEKREQEWEKERKAQDRLMAEVLAERERQIQERMERNRQAQQESVKFREQLIQELEEAKQLTQREKEEEAALKTERRRELEAQLTERQRQEQEELQRQWEEEAEAKQQEQRNAQLEQLAASHMMEFGYRNKSYSYPKAAWT; from the exons ATGCACCTCTTAAAAGTAATACTTCTCATGTCCTTCAGGAACGAGGTGTTTAATTCAGAGTTTTCAGAGTTTCCTGTTGCCCAGATGGCGTTGCCCACAATCCCTTCGTTTTGGAGCAACCGCAGCAGAGCCCTTGAGCAGCAGATTGTGCACCACCGTGAGCAAGAAGCCCGTTTCCGGAATCTGTGGGAGCTGAACAGCCGCTATTTTCAACAGTCTGGGGTCTACAGCTCAAAGCAGGCCCAGTGGAGTTCACGCCGCTCCTACCAGCAAAG CATGACCGCCTATCACCGTGAGAAGCTTAAGGAAGAGAAGTGTCTCAGCCTGGAGCAGAGACGCAGGCAACTCCAGAAGCTGCTCTTTGAGGAGCGTGAGATGCTGGCAGCAGAGCTGCAGGAGCTGCGGCTGAACAAgggtgcagacctgagtgaaaagAGGCAGAGGAATGACAAGCTGAAGTCAGCCAGAGAGGAGCGGAGAAAACAG ATTGCAGAGGATTGTCTGTACGAGTGCTGGAAGAACAACAGCGCTAAGCTCCGAGAG gTTGCGTCCAAACTGCACAAGGAGCATGTGGTGGAGGCCTGGGGAGATCAGCTGATTCAGAAGCAACAG CGAGAAGCCACTGAGCGGGAAGAGAAGATCCGTGCAGAAAACAAATACGAGGCAGCCCGGAGCAAAGCCCTGGAGaggatgaaggaggaggaggagaggcggaagcaggaagaaaggaagcaggCAGAGTTCCTGCGGCAGCAGATTAAGGAGCTGCAGCTGCGGGAGGTGGAG GCCACAAagctgaagaaggaagaggagaacttGCTCAGGCAGCACTGGGAGCTGGAAGCCCTGGAGGCCAAGCGGAAGTGCCAGgagcaggagaggaagaagatTGAACTTGG GTGCTTTCTGAGGCACCAGTATCAAGCCCAACTGAAGAGGCAGGCCCAGCGGATCCAGGAGGAGCTG GAGAAGGACAGGCAGATCCTCCTGGCGCTGATGGAGCAGGAGGACGAGGACCAGCGCCTGAAGTCCGCCCGGCGGGAGCAAGCGGTGGCTGCCGTGGCCTGGATGAAGGAGGTCATTGAGGAGCAGCTCCAGCTGGAAAAGGCGCGGGAGGCAGAGCTGGAGACCGTCTTCAG GGAGGAAGCCAAGCAAGTGTGGGAGAAGCGAGAGCAAGAGTGGGAGAAGGAGCGCAAGGCCCAGGACAGACTCATGGCTGAG GTCTTGGCAGAGAGGGAGCGCCAGATCCAAGAGAGGATGGAGAGGAACAGGCAGGCGCAGCAGGAATCTGTGAAGTTCCGGGAGCAGCTGATCCAGGAGCTTGAAGAGGCCAAGCAACTGACGCAgcgggagaaggaagaggaggctgCGCTGAAAACTGAGCGCAGGCGGGAGTTGGAAGCGCAG CTCACAGAGCGGCAgcggcaggagcaggaggagctgcAGCGCCAGTGGGAGGAAGAGGCTGAGGCCAAGCAGCAGGAGCAGCGCAATGCGCAGCTGGAGCAACTGGCCGCCAGCCACATGATGGAGTTTGGCTATCGCAACAAG AGCTACAGCTATCCCAAAGCAGCCTGGACCTAA